Proteins encoded together in one Miscanthus floridulus cultivar M001 chromosome 16, ASM1932011v1, whole genome shotgun sequence window:
- the LOC136509995 gene encoding non-classical arabinogalactan protein 31-like, producing MASFKDHGVVVAMVAVVFLATVLPSHASTAVDEPAKYKPTAPAPSPASHSSLPPPRPVQPVIVVQGVIYCKSCKLRGYNSGMDASPLPNATASLVCYGDAESKYRVLNQTSTATDKNGYFLVMVYDVDMFDRHSCRLYLRSSPTPLCAAPFVPSNPKLGLTLVRDRAATAPRGARGIFHPKTALMYAPATAGKCPPY from the exons ATGGCCTCTTTCAAGGACCATGGTGTCGTGGTGGCAATGGTAGCGGTGGTCTTCCTCGCCACCGTCCTCCCTTCTCATGCGTCGACGGCGGTCGATGAGCCGGCTAAGTATAAGCCCACGGCGCCAGCGCCGTCCCCTGCATCGCACtcctcgctgccgccgccgcggccggtgCAGCCGGTGATCGTCGTCCAAGGTGTCATCTACTGCAAGTCCTGCAAGCTCAGGGGCTACAACAGCGGCATGGACGCGTCCCCACTCCCCA ATGCGACGGCGAGCCTGGTGTGCTACGGCGACGCGGAGAGCAAGTACCGGGTGCTGAACCAGACGAGCACGGCCACGGACAAGAACGGCTACTTCCTCGTGATGGTGTACGACGTGGACATGTTCGACCGGCACAGCTGCAGGCTGTACCTGCGCTCGTCGCCGACGCCGCTCTGCGCCGCGCCCTTCGTGCCGTCCAACCCCAAGCTGGGGCTCACCCTCGTGAGGGACCGGGCGGCCACGGCGCCCAGGGGCGCGCGCGGCATCTTCCACCCCAAGACCGCGCTCATGTACGCGCCGGCCACCGCCGGCAAGTGCCCGCCGTACTGA
- the LOC136511195 gene encoding uncharacterized protein, which translates to MILDDDDDELMEELMNDDDDDEFVHGMYQFVVHIDKYMNRAQYRTPRVSGLQWVLDKLDNINSCYNMFRMTPTMFHILHNLLVDKYGLKSTTKSTSVEALGMFLWMVGAPQSVRQAEDRFERSLGTVSTLFTKVLRYLVRLAADNIKPVDPQFRTMHHTLGSSRFYPYFKNCIGAIDGTHIPCVVPNHLFIQHLCRKSITTQNVMACCDFDMRFTFVNAGWPGSVHDMRVFNDSTTTYSAVFPHPRNGKYYLVDSGYPNRLGYLAPYKGSKYHLQDFRDGPEPQGKEELFNYTHSSLRNVIERSFGVLKMKWRILQKIPPYSPEKQAQIICTCMALHNFVRTSGLPDKHFGRCDRNVNFVPRQAYQNQPEPEVVEDEEWSCMNAIRDSLANALMDRN; encoded by the exons ATGAtattggatgatgatgatgatgagttgatGGAAGAGCTAAtgaatgatgacgatgatgatgagtttGTCCATGGTATGTACCAGTTTGTTGTGCACATTGACAAGTATATGAATAGGGCTCAATATAGGACTCCAAGAGTGAGTGGTTTGCAGTGGGTGCTTGATAAGCTTGACAACATTaattcttgttacaacatgtttAGAATGACCCCAACAATGTTCCATATCCTTCATAACTTGTTAGTTGACAAATATGGGCTCAAGTCTACCACTAAGTCCACATCTGTTGAGGCTTTAGGGATGTTTCTTTGGATGGTAGGAGCACCACAGTCTGTTAGGCAAGCGGAGGACAGGTTTGAGAGGTCATTGGGCACTGTTTCAACATTGTTTACCAAAGTTTTGAGGTATCTGGTCAGGCTTGCTGCAGACAATATTAAGCCCGTAGATCCACAGTTCAGAACAATGCATCATACACTAGGAAGTAGTAGATTTTATCCCTACTTCAAGAACTGCATAGGGGCTATAGATGGGACTCATATCCCTTGTGTCGTGCCAAACCATTTGTTTATTCAGCACTTGTGCCGCAAGAGCATCACTACACAAAATGTAATGGCCTGTTGTGACTTCGACATGAGGTTTACATTTGTTAATGCTGGCTGGCCTGGATCTGTTCATGACATGAGAGTGTTCAATGATTCTACAACAACATACTCCGCAGTCTTTCCACATCCACGAAATG GCAAATACTATCTAGTGGACTCCGGGTATCCTAACCGGCTCGGTTATCTTGCTCCATACAAGGGAAGTAAGTACCATCTCCAGGACTTCCGCGACGGCCCCGAGCCACAGGGTAAAGAAGAGCTCTTCAATTACACACACTCTTCTCTTAGGAATGTTATTGAGAGGTCATTCGGGGTACTTAAAATGAAGTGGCGGATCTTGCAAAAGATCCCTCCTTATTCACCTGAGAAGCAAGCGCAAATCATTTGTACATGTATGGCTCTTCATAATTTTGTGAGGACTAGTGGCTTACCAGATAAGCATTTCGGTAGATGTGACCGAAATGTGAACTTTGTGCCGAGACAAGCTTATCAAAATCAACCTGAACCTGAGGTAGTGGAGGATGAGGAGTGGTCGTGCATGAATGCCATCCGTGATTCGCTTGCTAATGCTTTGATGGATCgtaattga
- the LOC136514258 gene encoding protein S40-1-like, translating into MEEFEEAEILWPAAGSDDRGNSQGDDDVVGNGGEAAPMPCSVRPEAAAPVEISRRKRRCRPWSASEYYTTTFNEEIDVADDDEEGRRTEDAKGTTSDGLVIVPPDVLVARRRLVVAGRTAAYSMCAGKGRTLKGRDLRDVRNQVLKMTGFIEE; encoded by the coding sequence ATGGAGGAATTCGAAGAAGCTGAAATCCTATGGCCTGCTGCCGGCTCCGACGACCGTGGCAACAGCCAAGGCGACGACGACGTCGTCGGCAACGGCGGCGAGGCGGCGCCTATGCCTTGTTCCGTTCGTCCCGAAGCGGCCGCGCCGGTCGAGATCTCTCGCCGGAAGCGGCGGTGCCGCCCATGGTCGGCGTCGGAGTACTACACCACCACGTTTAATGAAGAAATCGACGTCGCCGACGACGACGAAGAAGGTCGTCGTACCGAAGACGCAAAAGGGACTACTAGCGATGGTTTGGTCATCGTGCCGCCGGATGTTCTTGTTGCACGGAGGAGGCTGGTGGTGGCTGGCCGGACGGCGGCGTACTCCATGTGCGCCGGCAAAGGGAGGACGCTCAAAGGACGGGACCTCCGCGATGTCAGGAACCAAGTGCTCAAGATGACCGGATTCATCGAGGAATGA